Proteins encoded in a region of the Zea mays cultivar B73 chromosome 2, Zm-B73-REFERENCE-NAM-5.0, whole genome shotgun sequence genome:
- the sm2 gene encoding rhamnosyl transferase — translation MAAADSSPLHIVIFPWLAFGHLIPGLEFAERLAEHGQRVSFVSTQGILRRLRPVAPALASLIDLVALPFPRIDGLPDGAEATSDLPPGTAELHVQAMDRLAPAFSAFLGAACADGSDRKVDWVLLDNFHASMADVASEHKVPCILNMPYSAATTEDFGIPDPSVLPMFRPFVETFKRCKVIAARSSFELEPESLPLMTKILGKPVIPVGLLPPAPAGGNTQRDDSAALSWLDEQPSKSVVYVAFGSEYPMTVKQLHEIARGLELAGTRFLWALKRPSVAHPDEDLLPPGFEERTRGRGSVVTGWVPQTSILGHGAVAAFMMHCGWGSTIEALQYGHPLVMMPVLVDHLSTARVMEQRKVGVKVRKEKSDEAFLGDNIATAIRAVMCEEESKRIFVANAKRMQEIVADDECHKRYIDEFVQSLRTYKN, via the exons ATGGCCGCCGCCGACTCCTCCCCGCTCCACATCGTCATTTTCCCTTGGCTCGCGTTCGGCCACTTGATCCCCGGCCTCGAGTTCGCCGAGCGCCTCGCAGAGCACGGCCAGCGCGTGTCTTTCGTCTCCACCCAGGGCATCCTCCGCAGGCTCCGCCCGGTCGCGCCCGCGTTGGCCTCGCTCATCGACTTGGTGGCCCTCCCGTTCCCGCGCATTGACGGCCTCCCCGATGGCGCCGAGGCCACTAGCGACCTCCCGCCCGGCACGGCCGAGCTCCACGTGCAGGCCATGGACCGCCTCGCCCCGGCCTTCTCCGCCTTCCTCGGTGCCGCCTGCGCCGACGGGAGCGACCGCAAGGTGGACTGGGTGCTCCTCGACAACTTCCACGCGTCCATGGCGGACGTCGCCAGCGAGCACAAG GTTCCCTGCATACTGAACATGCCCTACTCCGCGGCGACGACAGAGGATTTCGGCATTCCAGACCCGTCGGTTCTACCAATGTTCCGGCCATTTGTGGAGACCTTCAAGAGATGCAAAGTCATCGCTGCTCGTAGCAGCTTCGAGTTGGAACCGGAGTCCCTGCCTCTCATGACAAAGATCCTCGGGAAGCCGGTCATCCCCGTGGGCCTActtcctccggcgcccgccggagGCAACACGCAGCGCGACGACAGCGCAGCCCTGTCGTGGCTCGACGAGCAGCCGTCCAAGTCCGTTGTCTACGTCGCCTTCGGGAGCGAGTACCCGATGACCGTCAAGCAGCTGCACGAGATCGCGCGCGGGCTGGAGCTCGCCGGGACGCGCTTCCTCTGGGCCCTCAAGAGGCCTAGCGTCGCCCACCCCGACGAGGACCTCCTGCCGCCAGGTTTCGAGGAGCGCACGCGCGGCCGTGGCTCCGTCGTCACGGGCTGGGTTCCTCAGACCAGCATACTGGGGCATGGCGCCGTCGCCGCGTTCATGATGCACTGCGGCTGGGGCTCCACCATCGAGGCGCTTCAGTACGGCCATCCTCTGGTCATGATGCCAGTTCTCGTCGACCACCTGTCCACCGCGCGGGTGATGGAGCAGCGGAAGGTCGGAGTCAAGGTGCGGAAGGAGAAGAGTGACGAAGCGTTCCTTGGTGACAACATCGCCACAGCGATACGGGCTGTCATGTGCGAAGAAGAGAGCAAGAGGATCTTTGTGGCCAATGCTAAGAGGATGCAGGAGATTGTGGCAGACGACGAGTGCCACAAGAGGTACATAGACGAATTCGTTCAGAGCCTGAGAACCTACAAGAACTGA